The genomic stretch GTAGTTGTCGATAAAAAAGCTGTCGTAGCGCGGGCCGTAATCCATGGCCTGCATTACCCGCCAGTTGACTTCGGAAAAGAGATTGTTTTGTTTGCCCAGGTAAGCTTCTACGGTATCCACCGGCACTTTTGTTTTTTTCTTTTCCTCGAAATAGTGGTTATAAAAGTCCGGGAAGGGCAGGTTGATAACATTGGAAATACCGGGAAACTGGTTCTTCTGTGCCTTCTCCGCGTTGCCTGCCAAACCTATCATTCCGGCTGTTGAATAGGGTGCGCCTGCGAAGCTGTAAATAAAATCAAATCCTGGCGTCAGGTAGACCAGGGTTGGGTATCCCGTTATACCATACTTCTTTGCCAGTGTGATACCTGGTTCCTTCTCCATGTCATAATAGCCTACCACATATCTGCTGTTGATGAAACGCCCAACGGCGGTATCCCTGAAATAATCGTTCTTGATCGTTTTGCAGGGGCCGCACCATTCTGTACAGCACAGCAGCATGATATTTTTCCCGGTAGCCCTTGCCTGATCCTGTAAGGTGGGGAAGTCTGGTGTGTCAAGATAGACTACCTGTGCATGTGAGGTGTTGATGGTGAGTAGCAAGGTGCAGATAATGACCAATTGCCGGAACCATTTTGCGGGCGTTGAGATCCGCTGAAGTGGAGCAAACATAAGCAAGCGATTCTTTATACGTTAAAGGAGCTCATAAGCAATTAGTTGGTAGCTCTGAAATGCAGTGAGGTACTAATTTAATGACAAGCTTGTTCTGTTGCAAATAAATCTGTAACTGTGCGCTTTTTTGGGTAACTGTGTGGTTTGGGATGGTAATTGTGCAGGGACGGCCGGCTATCCGGCGCTTTGCAGCAGCAGTATGCTCACGGTGCTGGCCTGCTGATCCTGGGTAATGACCATTTCCTCCTGCTGCCTGCACCAGGGGAGCAGCCTTTCAACAAAGGGCTTGGCCATGAGCCGCTGGGGAGTGGCTAACAGGATCAATGTTCCCTGCTGAAGGAACCGGACCAGGACCTGGTAGAGCTGGTCAAACTGGTCGGGATCGTAATTGATATCGCTTAATAATAATACGTCAGCAGAAAGGTCAGGAGGCAGCTGGTTCCAGTCCAGCACCTCGCAGCGGAAGTTGGTTAGCTGCAACTGCCGGGCTGATGCGGCCATTGTGCTAACAGCCTCTTCCAGGTAATCACTGCAACATACAGCTATAGCGTATCGTGCTGCAATAAAGGCTGGCAGGCCCAGTCCGGCAGCCAGCTCCAGTACTTTCTTGTCCTGCACCAGTTCCGGGTGCTGGAAGATAAAATCTGCCAGGGCGATGGCGGAGGGCCATAACCTGGACCAATGCGGAAATGCCAGGTGCTGGTTTACCTGCTTTTCCAGGAGATAACGGTCCTGTACTTCCTGCGGATCAGGAATGTGCAGCTCAATAGTATACGTCGGTCTTTGTACCTGTTGTAAATGCAGTGATACGGGCATAGCTGAAGGTAAAACCTGTAAAGTACAGAAAATACTGTTGCCGGTTTTGGAGTTCTGGTGGCTGATGCGAAAAAAAATTTCCAAATTCGAAAGCCTTATCTTTCTCAATTGTTGAATTGATGGTGTTACACAGTTACCCGCTTTTTTGACACGGTTATCTGCAAATACTACACAGATACCCAAAAAACATTATTCCTGTTATCATTATAAAAAAGAAAAAAATTCAGTATTGAATAAAATTTTACTGATACCTGCTACTTTTTATTGAATTTTTCATGGTAAGGTTTCTTTATATTTGTTGCGAAAATGTTCCTGACTCTTATGTATTCTGCTATACACCTTATCGCCCGTTCCCAACAACCCAACTTATATACTGATAAAATTTTTGGTAGACAACATGCTGCATGCAGGATAAAGCCTGAAATGAAGCATTGCTTGTCTATTTGATTTTTGTCAGCAAACAACCCTTAACCCAAACCAAACTTCATGATGCGCCAGTTTAATCTACACCACTTCCTGTAAGCTCCATGTCACAGTTCTACTTAAAAGAACTGATAGTATGAGATTCTTCATTCGGCAGGAAAAGATCCATTCGTTTTAGTATTGTTTCGTCCCGGCTTCCCTGAAAAGTGATGCCTTGCCGGAGCATGGGCTTGCTAATTACAGTGCATTCATCTGCCGGAGTAACTTCTTTGATAGAAGCCAGGCTACTATTGCCTGAACTTATCTAAAACATACCTATTGTTATGAACAGGATAATTGTCTGCTTGATCTTGCTGGTCCTGCTAT from Candidatus Pseudobacter hemicellulosilyticus encodes the following:
- a CDS encoding thioredoxin family protein, translating into MFAPLQRISTPAKWFRQLVIICTLLLTINTSHAQVVYLDTPDFPTLQDQARATGKNIMLLCCTEWCGPCKTIKNDYFRDTAVGRFINSRYVVGYYDMEKEPGITLAKKYGITGYPTLVYLTPGFDFIYSFAGAPYSTAGMIGLAGNAEKAQKNQFPGISNVINLPFPDFYNHYFEEKKKTKVPVDTVEAYLGKQNNLFSEVNWRVMQAMDYGPRYDSFFIDNYKEYFKLYSTEARQKAFRTINNSLKEIGQTKDRARMQYLVSFMKELKLSENDILQKKIFFYGKSGLDWDLYLQMVDTAVKKYKSNFLVFSSDAVVNPSFPAKASKAFLKLIDSALSKETNKTQLAWLYVNKALLLEKARLTAQAEELYEKAIALYPEDLRKDLVWTIGNSRKELQDGLAK
- a CDS encoding methyltransferase domain-containing protein; protein product: MPVSLHLQQVQRPTYTIELHIPDPQEVQDRYLLEKQVNQHLAFPHWSRLWPSAIALADFIFQHPELVQDKKVLELAAGLGLPAFIAARYAIAVCCSDYLEEAVSTMAASARQLQLTNFRCEVLDWNQLPPDLSADVLLLSDINYDPDQFDQLYQVLVRFLQQGTLILLATPQRLMAKPFVERLLPWCRQQEEMVITQDQQASTVSILLLQSAG